The proteins below come from a single Papaver somniferum cultivar HN1 chromosome 11, ASM357369v1, whole genome shotgun sequence genomic window:
- the LOC113322654 gene encoding histone H2B-like, protein MAPKAAEKKPAEKKPAEAKKSVAEKVPAEKKPRAEKKLPTKESGVGDGKRKKKMKKSVETYKIYIFKVLKQVHPDIGISSKAMGIMNSFINDIFEKLANESSKLARYNKKPTVTSREIQTSVRLVLPGELAKHAVSEGTKAVTKFTSN, encoded by the coding sequence ATGGCACCGAAAGCAGCAGAGAAGAAGCCAGCAGAAAAGAAACCAGCAGAGGCAAAGAAATCAGTAGCAGAAAAAGTACCAGCGGAAAAGAAACCTAGAGCAGAGAAGAAATTACCAACAAAGGAAAGTGGAGTTGGAGATggtaagagaaagaagaagatgaagaaatcagTTGAAACTTACAAGATCTACATCTTCAAAGTTTTGAAACAGGTTCATCCTGATATTGGTATCTCAAGTAAAGCTATGGGTATTATGAACAGTTTCATTAatgatatctttgagaaattagcTAATGAATCTTCAAAATTAGCTAGGTATAATAAGAAACCTACTGTAACTTCTCGTGAGATTCAGACTTCTGTTCGTCTTGTTCTTCCTGGTGAATTAGCTAAACATGCTGTTTCTGAAGGTACTAAAGCTGTTACTAAGTTTACCAGCAATTAG
- the LOC113322653 gene encoding protein ALP1-like produces the protein MGPIRGQKRKRKIVEKKVDRSGGAGGGSSSTSSEKDEQPKDWWDEFSRRITGPLSRSKSSKKFESVFKISRKTFNYICSLVKEDMIKSSPFSAANGKSLGLNDQVAVALRRLGSGESLVIIGETFGINQSSVSQITWRFIESMEKRGLRHLKWPSTEAEMTEVKSKFEKMRGLPNCCGAIDTTHIAMCLPIVDNSNDVWYDSENNHSMILQAIVDPDMRFRDIVTGWPGSVNESSALRSSGFFNLCEKGNRLSGKKIQLCKGSELGEYIIGDVGFPLLPWLVTPYQGKHLSESKSEFNKRHFATRMVAQRALARLKEMWGILQGTMWRPDTNRLPRIILVCCLLHNIVIDMEDEVQDEMPLTHHHDPGYKQQICDSVDKKASMLRDKLSLSLSGSLPP, from the exons ATGGGACCCATTAGAGGGCAGAAGAGGAAAAGGAAAATAGTAGAGAAGAAGGTCGATAGaagtggtggtgctggtggtggttcttcttcaacttcaTCAGAGAAAGATGAACAACCTAAGGATTGGTGGGATGAGTTTTCCAGAAGGATTACTG GGCCTTTGTCTCGATCGAAGAGTTCGAAAAAATTTGAATCTGTTTTCAAGATCTCAAGAAAAACCTTCAACTACATTTGCTCACTTGTGAAGGAGGATATGATAAAATCATCACCATTTTCAGCTGCGAATGGTAAGTCTTTGGGTTTAAACGACCAAGTAGCAGTCGCTCTAAGAAGGTTAGGCTCAGGTGAGTCATTAGTAATTATAGGTGAGACATTTGGGATAAACCAATCTAGTGTTTCACAAATAACCTGGCGTTTTATTGAGTCTATGGAAAAAAGAGGACTCCGTCACCTAAAGTGGCCCTCTACAGAAGCAGAAATGACAGAGGTAAAATCCAAGTTTGAGAAAATGCGAGGCCTTCCCAATTGTTGCGGTGCAATTGATACTACCCATATCGCGATGTGTTTGCCTATAGTGGATAACTCAAATGATGTTTGGTATGATAGCGAAAACAATCATAGCATGATTTTACAAGCCATTGTTGACCCAGATATGAGGTTTAGAGACATAGTCACTGGATGGCCAGGAAGTGTAAACGAATCGTCAGCTCTCCGAAGTTCAGGCTTCTTCAATCTTTGTGAAAAGGGGAATAGACTAAGTGGGAAGAAAATACAGCTTTGCAAAGGTTCAGAATTGGGAGAATACATAATCGGGGACGTGGGTTTTCCTCTATTACCCTGGCTTGTCACACCTTATCAAGGTAAACATCTGTCAGAGTCTAAGTCGGAATTCAACAAGCGGCATTTTGCAACCAGAATGGTAGCACAGAGAGCACTAGCAAGGTTAAAGGAAATGTGGGGAATTCTTCAAGGTACAATGTGGAGACCTGATACAAATAGATTGCCGAGAATCATTCTTGTCTGTTGCTTGCTTCATAATATTGTGATTGATATGGAAGATGAAGTACAAGATGAAATGCCTTTAACTCACCACCATGATCCAGGTTATAAGCAACAGATATGTGATTCAGTCGACAAGAAAGCCTCCATGTTGAGAGATAAACTGTCTCTCTCTCTATCCGGAAGTTTGCCACCTTAA